One stretch of Leptospira hartskeerlii DNA includes these proteins:
- a CDS encoding thioesterase family protein: MSVTEKEQVRTRFSDLDTQRHATSRTYEDSCLGDRYRILEEAGYSWKRMIEESVRLQTVGADIRFLAQQMENTELSIRTSYRSGGDGLLTFSQEVLDPNGKVAAEIKTLARTEKAGKPFQLIAAQDPSEELILSFESVPSFSGSCERTLAERDLFYCERNPFGDYNPSHYWRLLEEGRWNFTAECGLSLEDLVAMDTTLFYMGGKIRYRKPLAAGRRAKIQTWIHSFDKIWSRMRQEVSDSETGEILAESMDDLLVVSVSKARPKKPGEDLLKVFARVTEFPEGVPK; the protein is encoded by the coding sequence ATGTCTGTTACGGAAAAAGAACAAGTCAGAACCAGATTTTCGGATCTAGATACTCAAAGACATGCCACTAGTAGGACGTATGAAGACTCTTGTCTAGGGGATAGATATCGTATCTTAGAAGAAGCGGGCTATTCTTGGAAAAGAATGATCGAAGAATCAGTTCGATTACAAACCGTCGGAGCAGATATTCGCTTCCTTGCCCAACAAATGGAAAACACTGAGTTATCCATACGCACTAGTTATCGTTCCGGTGGGGACGGCCTGTTAACCTTCTCCCAAGAAGTTTTGGATCCAAACGGAAAAGTAGCCGCAGAGATCAAAACGTTAGCAAGAACTGAGAAAGCCGGAAAACCTTTCCAGCTAATTGCAGCCCAAGATCCATCCGAAGAGCTGATCTTATCATTCGAATCTGTACCTTCTTTTTCCGGATCTTGTGAGCGCACACTGGCAGAAAGGGATCTTTTTTACTGCGAACGAAATCCATTCGGCGATTACAATCCTTCTCACTATTGGCGACTATTGGAAGAAGGTCGTTGGAATTTTACTGCAGAATGTGGACTTAGCCTAGAAGATCTGGTCGCAATGGACACCACACTTTTCTACATGGGCGGAAAGATACGTTATCGTAAACCTCTCGCTGCAGGCAGAAGAGCTAAGATACAAACCTGGATTCATAGTTTTGATAAAATTTGGAGCCGTATGAGACAAGAGGTCAGCGACTCCGAAACTGGAGAGATCCTGGCGGAATCTATGGATGATCTGCTAGTAGTATCGGTAAGCAAGGCCAGACCTAAAAAACCTGGAGAGGATTTGCTGAAAGTATTCGCAAGGGTCACCGAATTTCCTGAGGGGGTCCCCAAATGA
- a CDS encoding thiolase family protein, protein MKLDKKLAICTPRRTPFAQIAKALGPYPGHHLGRIVAEDVIAKSGVKKDQIDGIVVGEGFSNAPNSARVIANLIGLRDEVPSITVSNNCVSGMEALSEAARRIVLGEGELFLVIGEESQTSMPFVVKNARLNKKAGSLDKLKKLLPDNLPEGVELRDTLEDGLGDGETSYGMQVTAEILAQNYELSREITDKLAFESFKRALESSKAGKYAPFIIPMKDEDGTELTIDEAVGLREGLVENPSRMGRAMLLFENPQMKFDEFKTKYSKYLKKSHGPTVSIFNASPRSDGAAGVILTTVEKAKALGLKIEAVLSGWKMHGVDPNLMGIGQAYATEELLKDTGVKIEDVDYVEIHEAFAATAVAALVQIEKDTGWKWEQKFDEKKINPNGGSIAIGHPFGATGIRLVGNAIMDLQEDPKAKKVVITACAHGGIAGAMLIERFEG, encoded by the coding sequence ATGAAACTCGATAAAAAGTTGGCGATTTGTACGCCAAGAAGAACTCCCTTCGCTCAGATTGCGAAAGCTTTAGGACCCTATCCTGGCCATCACCTAGGTCGCATAGTGGCTGAAGACGTTATTGCAAAGAGTGGAGTTAAAAAAGATCAAATCGACGGGATCGTAGTCGGAGAAGGTTTCTCTAACGCTCCGAACTCCGCGAGAGTGATCGCTAACCTGATCGGACTCAGAGACGAAGTTCCTTCGATCACGGTTTCTAACAACTGTGTATCCGGTATGGAAGCTCTCTCCGAAGCAGCTCGCCGTATCGTTCTTGGAGAAGGAGAGCTTTTCCTAGTAATCGGAGAGGAATCCCAAACTTCTATGCCTTTCGTAGTGAAAAACGCAAGATTGAACAAGAAAGCTGGATCTTTGGACAAACTAAAAAAACTTCTTCCTGACAATCTTCCTGAAGGTGTTGAACTTAGGGACACTCTTGAGGACGGACTTGGCGACGGAGAAACTTCTTACGGAATGCAGGTAACTGCTGAGATCCTTGCTCAGAATTACGAACTTTCCCGCGAAATCACCGACAAACTCGCTTTTGAATCTTTCAAGAGAGCATTAGAATCTTCTAAAGCAGGAAAATATGCTCCGTTCATTATCCCAATGAAAGATGAAGACGGAACTGAACTTACTATTGATGAAGCAGTTGGACTTCGCGAAGGACTTGTTGAAAACCCAAGCCGTATGGGAAGAGCAATGCTTCTTTTTGAAAATCCTCAGATGAAATTTGACGAGTTCAAAACCAAGTATTCCAAGTATCTTAAAAAATCTCACGGACCAACCGTTTCTATCTTCAACGCGAGCCCTCGTTCCGATGGAGCAGCCGGTGTTATTCTAACTACTGTTGAAAAAGCAAAAGCTCTAGGATTAAAGATCGAAGCAGTTCTTTCCGGATGGAAAATGCATGGTGTAGATCCTAACTTGATGGGAATCGGACAAGCTTATGCTACCGAGGAACTTCTTAAAGACACCGGAGTTAAGATCGAAGATGTAGACTACGTTGAGATCCACGAAGCGTTTGCAGCAACTGCAGTCGCAGCTCTTGTTCAAATCGAAAAAGATACCGGTTGGAAATGGGAACAAAAATTCGACGAGAAGAAGATCAACCCTAACGGTGGATCTATTGCGATCGGTCACCCGTTCGGAGCAACTGGTATCCGTTTAGTGGGTAACGCGATTATGGATCTTCAAGAAGATCCTAAAGCTAAAAAAGTAGTTATCACTGCTTGTGCTCACGGTGGAATTGCAGGAGCAATGCTCATCGAAAGATTCGAAGGTTAA
- a CDS encoding thiolase family protein yields MKLETKLAICTPLRTPFAQIAKGLGAYPAHHLGKIVAESIIQKSGIKKEDIDGIVVGEGFPSSPNPARVIANLIGLRDEIPSITLSNNCVSGLEAVSEAARRIILGEGEVFLVIGEESQTDMPFIVKNARLNKKTGSLEKLNKLSPDNFPEGVELRDTLEDGLDDGENSYGMQVTAEILAQNYELSREITDKVAFESFKRTYESSMAGRYDSFIIPVKDQEGNMLKIDEAVELRKGLVENPSRMGRAMLLFDNPQSKFEDFKKKYGKDLKKTHGPTVSIFNASPRSDGAAGVIITTVEKAKVLGLKIEGLLSGWRMKGVHPNLMGLGQAVATEGLLEDLQLKLEDMDYIEIHEAYASTAVAVMEQLKMDTGWDWEKRFDEKKINPNGGSIAIGHPFGATGVRLVNNAIMDLQEDPKANKVLLTACAHGGIAGSMLIERYKG; encoded by the coding sequence ATGAAACTCGAAACTAAACTCGCAATTTGCACTCCTCTTCGGACTCCATTCGCGCAGATAGCAAAAGGATTAGGAGCTTATCCAGCTCATCATTTAGGAAAGATCGTAGCGGAGAGTATTATCCAAAAAAGTGGAATAAAAAAGGAAGATATAGACGGGATCGTAGTGGGGGAAGGTTTTCCAAGTTCTCCGAATCCAGCTCGTGTAATCGCAAATCTAATCGGGCTAAGAGATGAAATTCCTTCTATCACTTTATCCAATAACTGTGTATCCGGATTGGAGGCGGTCTCCGAGGCTGCGAGAAGAATTATCTTGGGAGAGGGAGAAGTGTTCCTCGTGATCGGTGAAGAATCCCAGACCGACATGCCTTTTATTGTAAAGAATGCCCGCCTAAACAAAAAAACAGGGTCATTAGAAAAATTGAATAAACTTTCGCCTGATAATTTTCCGGAAGGAGTTGAACTAAGAGACACTCTGGAGGACGGATTAGATGATGGGGAGAATTCTTACGGAATGCAAGTCACCGCAGAAATTCTTGCACAAAACTATGAATTATCTCGTGAGATTACTGATAAGGTTGCATTCGAATCATTTAAACGTACTTACGAATCTTCCATGGCAGGTAGATACGATTCATTCATCATTCCTGTAAAAGACCAGGAAGGTAATATGCTGAAAATAGATGAGGCAGTAGAACTCAGGAAAGGTCTCGTAGAAAATCCAAGTAGAATGGGAAGAGCAATGCTTCTATTCGATAATCCTCAAAGTAAGTTCGAAGACTTTAAGAAAAAATACGGAAAAGATTTGAAGAAGACTCACGGGCCTACTGTCTCTATCTTCAATGCAAGTCCTCGTTCCGATGGCGCCGCCGGAGTAATCATTACTACTGTGGAAAAAGCAAAGGTTTTAGGATTAAAAATAGAAGGACTGCTTTCCGGATGGAGAATGAAAGGTGTTCATCCGAATCTTATGGGGCTTGGGCAAGCTGTAGCCACAGAAGGATTGCTAGAAGACCTACAATTGAAACTGGAAGACATGGATTATATTGAGATCCATGAAGCTTACGCTTCCACTGCAGTCGCGGTAATGGAACAACTCAAAATGGATACTGGTTGGGATTGGGAGAAAAGATTTGATGAGAAGAAGATCAATCCTAATGGAGGATCAATTGCGATCGGCCACCCATTCGGGGCGACAGGAGTTCGTTTAGTAAATAATGCGATCATGGATTTGCAAGAAGACCCTAAAGCAAATAAAGTGTTACTTACTGCATGTGCTCATGGAGGGATTGCGGGATCTATGTTAATTGAGAGATATAAAGGTTGA
- a CDS encoding YiiD C-terminal domain-containing protein — protein sequence MTEKFDVLSIPFNVHIQLSRPKQGEDALLVMEDKPIYKNHVGSGHAAALFALAEGSGGEYLLSRVASLPFEIIPVVRKSEVKYKKPAQGRVVSKGVIDEEEWSTFMAQLEKKGRAGLTVGVELFDETQSNVASFSFDWFIAKK from the coding sequence ATGACAGAGAAATTCGACGTTTTATCTATACCTTTCAACGTTCATATCCAGCTTTCCAGACCTAAACAAGGAGAGGATGCTCTCTTAGTCATGGAAGATAAACCGATATATAAAAACCATGTAGGCTCCGGACACGCCGCGGCGTTATTCGCTCTCGCAGAAGGAAGTGGAGGTGAATACTTGCTTTCCAGAGTGGCCTCTCTTCCTTTTGAGATCATTCCAGTAGTGCGTAAGTCCGAAGTAAAATATAAGAAACCTGCGCAAGGCAGAGTGGTCTCTAAAGGAGTTATCGACGAAGAAGAATGGTCCACATTTATGGCCCAACTCGAAAAGAAGGGAAGAGCGGGTCTTACTGTTGGTGTAGAACTTTTCGACGAAACTCAATCGAATGTAGCAAGCTTCAGCTTTGATTGGTTTATCGCGAAGAAGTAA
- a CDS encoding neutral/alkaline non-lysosomal ceramidase N-terminal domain-containing protein, which produces MKNIHSKFLTLALALILGLTGCDQKSDDDRLLELAVSSNGIKESGSNPILNSLALPTSTPADVFLVGAAKADITGPFVQSSTGYNSPGDEMSGLAMRLYSRAFVIERPGGGRVAIVTNDMIHMYQSVKMGVVKKLQADGYGSAFNNDNVLLFATHTHSAPSNISWYTLFNLFNGVIGFDKVHYNIVVNGIAESIKAAYNNRREARIKFTAGNLSNFANNRSSAAYAWNLDKANYSSNINETMSLLRFEGTDGSPIGLLNWFAVHGTSLGITNRRAHGDNKGYASYLVETSFGGNFVAAFPQGPMGDVSPNTPDPTDITKPFLRPNDIDPSLDALENPIVHGTKQGSKALELYNAATTTLTGNIGYRHSHVVWNNKVAVDPSYIGTFSMPWDTGTGNTTCVATIGGGFLAGDEEGAPVDFAKEGEIRNDFVFENGAWVKKNYSLTNLSGAAQILGYLWPLAQLALGSTKYEGCDKEKFTLLPVGEVDNFWFPNPQVPFVPVVLPLQVITIGNTAIVASPFEVTTNAGRRLKAKLTTTLAPAGISNVVVGAMANAYAQYLTTREEYSAQNFEGGFTAYGPWANAALIQEFDRIAKDIVANRSTTAGPNPPDLSNQQFIQTWLSQNGIVNDGGDFGKVLTDSNSSYNRVKDTVTVKFQGSHPRVVQDKKLDGSLSSFYDPNTYTYLEIQKKNGSSWTTVANDNNPYTAYDWARTGGDLSATSEVTITWLIRNQQAGTYRVVYNGLAKQFWGIFWTYKKFTGTSKEFVLQ; this is translated from the coding sequence ATGAAAAACATACATTCGAAATTTTTAACCTTGGCATTGGCTCTGATACTCGGCCTAACCGGTTGTGATCAGAAATCAGACGATGATAGATTATTGGAACTAGCCGTTTCTTCTAATGGGATAAAAGAATCCGGCTCTAATCCAATTCTAAACAGTCTTGCTTTACCTACATCTACACCTGCAGATGTGTTTTTGGTGGGCGCCGCAAAGGCTGATATTACGGGACCTTTTGTGCAATCAAGCACTGGATATAATAGTCCCGGTGACGAGATGTCCGGTTTAGCTATGAGGCTTTATTCCAGAGCATTCGTGATCGAGCGTCCAGGTGGCGGGCGAGTCGCCATTGTTACCAACGATATGATCCATATGTATCAAAGCGTAAAGATGGGTGTAGTTAAAAAATTACAAGCCGACGGTTATGGTTCAGCGTTTAACAATGATAATGTTCTTTTGTTCGCAACACATACGCATTCTGCTCCTTCTAATATTTCTTGGTACACATTATTTAATCTATTCAACGGAGTGATCGGTTTTGATAAGGTTCATTATAATATAGTAGTGAATGGTATAGCTGAGTCTATCAAGGCAGCTTACAATAATAGAAGAGAAGCAAGAATTAAATTTACTGCGGGAAATCTTTCCAATTTTGCAAATAACAGATCTTCTGCGGCTTATGCTTGGAACTTGGACAAAGCAAATTATTCTTCCAATATAAACGAGACAATGAGCCTTCTTCGTTTTGAAGGTACTGACGGTTCCCCTATCGGATTACTGAACTGGTTCGCTGTTCACGGAACTTCTCTCGGAATTACGAATCGCAGGGCTCATGGCGATAATAAGGGTTATGCTTCTTATCTGGTCGAGACTTCGTTTGGCGGAAACTTTGTGGCTGCATTCCCTCAGGGACCAATGGGAGATGTGAGTCCGAATACTCCTGATCCGACTGACATTACAAAACCTTTCTTAAGACCGAATGATATTGATCCAAGCTTGGATGCCTTAGAAAACCCTATTGTTCATGGAACAAAACAAGGAAGCAAAGCATTAGAATTATATAATGCGGCAACTACAACACTAACTGGGAATATTGGATACAGGCATTCTCACGTAGTTTGGAACAATAAAGTTGCTGTAGATCCTTCCTATATCGGGACCTTCTCCATGCCTTGGGATACCGGTACTGGAAATACAACCTGTGTGGCAACGATCGGTGGTGGATTTTTGGCAGGAGATGAAGAAGGTGCTCCTGTAGATTTTGCGAAAGAAGGTGAGATCCGGAACGATTTCGTATTCGAGAATGGAGCCTGGGTTAAGAAAAATTATTCTTTAACAAACTTGAGCGGGGCCGCTCAGATTTTAGGATATCTTTGGCCTCTTGCTCAATTGGCATTGGGTTCCACAAAGTATGAGGGATGTGATAAAGAAAAATTCACTCTTCTTCCTGTGGGAGAAGTGGATAATTTCTGGTTCCCGAATCCTCAAGTGCCTTTTGTACCTGTAGTTCTTCCATTGCAGGTGATTACGATAGGAAACACTGCGATTGTTGCTTCTCCTTTCGAGGTAACTACGAATGCAGGAAGAAGGTTGAAAGCAAAGTTGACTACAACTCTTGCGCCTGCAGGGATCTCCAACGTAGTTGTAGGAGCAATGGCAAATGCTTACGCTCAGTATTTAACTACTCGAGAAGAATATTCCGCTCAGAACTTTGAAGGTGGATTTACCGCTTATGGACCTTGGGCAAACGCAGCATTGATCCAAGAGTTTGATAGGATCGCAAAGGATATAGTAGCGAATCGTTCCACGACTGCTGGTCCTAATCCTCCTGATCTTTCTAACCAGCAGTTTATTCAAACTTGGTTATCCCAAAATGGTATAGTGAATGATGGAGGAGATTTTGGAAAAGTTCTGACTGACTCAAATTCTTCGTACAATAGGGTAAAAGATACTGTGACAGTTAAATTCCAAGGCTCTCATCCAAGAGTAGTTCAGGATAAAAAACTGGATGGATCTCTTTCTTCTTTTTATGATCCGAATACATATACGTATTTAGAAATCCAAAAGAAGAATGGAAGTTCTTGGACTACCGTTGCTAACGATAATAATCCGTATACGGCTTATGATTGGGCGAGAACAGGTGGAGATCTTTCTGCTACATCGGAAGTTACGATTACTTGGTTGATCCGTAACCAGCAAGCTGGAACGTACAGAGTCGTATACAACGGTTTGGCGAAACAATTTTGGGGAATTTTCTGGACTTACAAAAAATTCACCGGAACTTCCAAAGAGTTTGTTTTGCAATAA
- a CDS encoding glutathione peroxidase, whose protein sequence is MALKSVLIFLSLLIISSSLFAAPKAVYDFTVKDIKGKDVTLSKYKGKTLLIVNVASKCGYTYQYKNLEKVYKKYKEKGFEIVGFPANNFLSQEPGSDAEIEQFCRVKKGATFDMMSKISVKGEDQHPLYTYLTSSSPDPGDVKWNFEKFLISPAGKIVARFRSGTEPDSKEVTDEIEKNLK, encoded by the coding sequence ATGGCTCTCAAATCCGTTTTGATCTTTCTTTCCTTATTGATTATTTCTTCTTCTCTATTTGCCGCGCCTAAAGCGGTTTATGATTTTACTGTGAAGGATATCAAAGGAAAGGATGTGACTCTTTCCAAATACAAAGGCAAAACTCTACTCATCGTAAATGTTGCTTCTAAATGTGGGTATACCTACCAATACAAAAACTTGGAAAAGGTATACAAAAAATATAAGGAGAAGGGCTTCGAGATTGTAGGCTTTCCTGCGAATAATTTTCTCTCTCAAGAACCCGGTAGCGATGCAGAGATAGAACAATTCTGCAGAGTGAAAAAAGGTGCAACCTTTGATATGATGTCCAAGATCTCAGTAAAGGGAGAAGACCAACATCCTCTCTATACTTATCTCACTTCTTCTTCTCCGGACCCGGGCGATGTAAAATGGAATTTCGAAAAGTTCCTGATCTCTCCTGCCGGTAAGATCGTGGCGAGATTTCGTTCCGGAACAGAACCGGATAGCAAAGAAGTCACGGATGAAATTGAGAAAAATTTAAAATAA
- a CDS encoding dienelactone hydrolase family protein: protein MNTETITIKTAHGEMQTFVAYPDSFPSPCILVLQEAFGVNDHIKDVVVRFAKEGYLAVAPELYYRTAPPGFAGSYEDFMALKPHFSQLTPENLQSDLNAVLDWIKTNPKSIPDRIASIGYCLGGWVSFLANSIYTFKAAISYYGSRIVQTSEEYSPKQNAPLLLVWAGKDRSVKQTHIAAISELLKRSGKNFVELFFSEAEHGFFCDARAAYHKTSAAQAWAITLAFLKEHL, encoded by the coding sequence ATGAATACGGAAACGATTACTATCAAAACGGCTCATGGAGAAATGCAAACATTCGTAGCCTATCCGGATTCTTTTCCTTCTCCTTGTATTTTAGTATTACAAGAAGCTTTTGGAGTAAACGATCATATCAAAGATGTTGTGGTCCGATTTGCGAAAGAAGGTTATCTTGCAGTTGCTCCGGAACTTTATTATAGAACTGCACCTCCGGGATTTGCAGGAAGTTACGAAGACTTCATGGCATTAAAACCTCATTTCAGCCAACTGACTCCTGAAAATTTACAATCAGATCTGAATGCTGTCCTGGATTGGATCAAAACGAATCCTAAAAGTATTCCGGATCGAATCGCAAGTATCGGTTATTGTTTGGGAGGATGGGTTTCCTTTTTGGCGAATTCAATTTACACTTTCAAGGCTGCTATTTCGTATTACGGATCCAGAATTGTGCAAACTTCGGAAGAATATTCTCCCAAACAAAACGCACCTTTACTTTTAGTCTGGGCTGGCAAAGATAGAAGTGTAAAACAAACGCATATTGCTGCGATTTCCGAATTACTAAAGAGATCTGGAAAAAATTTCGTGGAGTTGTTTTTTTCAGAAGCAGAGCATGGATTCTTCTGCGATGCAAGAGCGGCGTATCATAAGACTTCTGCCGCTCAAGCCTGGGCAATCACATTAGCTTTTCTGAAAGAACATTTGTAG
- a CDS encoding ChaN family lipoprotein: protein MLFRIFFFLLLFPSVLFSQTFNPEIYDSKSKSKVELSSIIEKAKDADVIIFGEEHNDKVGHAWKLEAFKKMASAYSTLLSLEMLEKDQQRSVDEYCKGEITERGFLNSGKFWPNYQTDYHPMVSFAKEKTLPVLAANAPRKYVNLVSHQGLDSLYKIRSPFLPPRYTYNLFRQKEYEELLSAMIAEHAPTGFSPDAQKFIDAQYVWDASMADSIAQAYFLLKRKIVHVNGRFHSDRSLGLTYRLKQMGLNVLTVSIFPSEEGKSFQEEDWKLADFLVITERKPVP from the coding sequence ATGCTGTTTCGTATTTTCTTTTTCCTTCTTCTTTTTCCTTCTGTATTATTCTCCCAAACTTTTAATCCTGAAATTTACGATTCAAAAAGTAAGTCCAAGGTCGAACTTTCGTCTATCATCGAAAAGGCGAAAGATGCGGACGTCATAATTTTTGGAGAAGAGCATAATGATAAGGTGGGACATGCTTGGAAATTAGAGGCTTTCAAAAAAATGGCTTCGGCATATTCTACACTTCTTTCCTTAGAGATGTTGGAGAAGGATCAGCAAAGATCCGTGGATGAATACTGCAAGGGAGAGATCACCGAAAGAGGCTTTTTGAATTCGGGAAAATTTTGGCCGAATTATCAAACGGATTATCATCCGATGGTGTCTTTTGCGAAAGAAAAAACTCTTCCAGTGCTTGCGGCTAACGCTCCCAGAAAATATGTGAACCTTGTATCTCACCAAGGATTGGATTCTTTATATAAGATCAGATCTCCTTTTCTTCCTCCTAGATATACTTATAATTTATTCAGACAAAAAGAATATGAAGAACTACTTTCCGCAATGATCGCAGAACACGCTCCTACAGGATTTTCTCCCGATGCGCAAAAGTTTATTGATGCTCAATATGTTTGGGACGCTTCTATGGCAGACTCCATTGCGCAGGCCTACTTTTTATTAAAAAGAAAGATAGTGCATGTGAACGGAAGATTTCATTCTGATAGAAGTTTAGGACTGACATATAGGCTGAAACAGATGGGCCTGAATGTTTTGACGGTCAGCATTTTCCCTTCTGAAGAAGGCAAAAGTTTTCAAGAAGAAGATTGGAAATTGGCTGATTTCCTGGTAATCACCGAAAGAAAACCGGTGCCATAA